The following are encoded in a window of Vigna unguiculata cultivar IT97K-499-35 chromosome 8, ASM411807v1, whole genome shotgun sequence genomic DNA:
- the LOC114194321 gene encoding 4-hydroxy-tetrahydrodipicolinate reductase 2, chloroplastic-like: MATSFMKTTPNVFQRHQNPLAFVANGISARTSVSVSQKRRSRSFAVVSMSATPVETSLVKSAPSSSQNTGIPIMVNACTGKMGKAVINAAEAAGLYVVPVSFGNEEESGQTFEIGGKDFLVHGPSDRESALVSALERYPNLIVVDYTVPNAVNGNAELYCKVGVPFVMGTTGGDRVLLHKSVEDSKNYAVISPQMGKQVVAFLAAMEIMAEQFPGAFSGYSLQVLESHQASKVDASGTAKAVISCFNKLGVSFDMDQIKLIRDPRQQLEMVGVPEEHLSGHAFHMYHLTSPDDTVSFEFQHNVCGRSIYAEGTVDAVLFLAKKIEAKDEKRLYNMIDVLREGNMR; this comes from the exons ATGGCAACATCTTTTATGAAAACTACACCCAACGTGTTCCAGAGACACCAAAATCCTCTTGCATTCGTCGCCAATGGCATAAGTGCAAGAACAAGTGTCTCCGTTTCGCAGAAGAGAAGATCGCGTTCTTTCGCTGTTGTGTCAATGTCAGCCACGCCCGTTGAAACTTCTCTCGTAAAGTCTGCACCATCTTCGTCCCAAAACACGGGTATTCCAATAATG GTTAATGCCTGTACTGGAAAAATGGGAAAGGCCGTGATTAATGCAGCGGAAGCTGCTGGACTGTATGTTGTTCCTGTGTCATTTGGGAATGAAGAGGAGTCTGGACAGACTTTTGAGATAGGTGGAAAGGATTTTTTAGTGCATGGTCCTTCTGACAGGGAGAGTGCTCTTGTATCTGCCCTTGAAAGATATCCAAATTTGATTGTTGTGGACTACACGGTACCTAATGCGGTTAATG GCAATGCTGAGCTATACTGTAAGGTTGGGGTGCCCTTCGTGATGGGAACCACTGGTGGAGATCGGGTCTTGTTGCATAAGTCTGTTGAAGACTCAAAGAATTATGCTGTGATATCCCCGCAAATGGGAAAGCAG GTTGTTGCTTTTCTTGCAGCTATGGAAATTATGGCAGAGCAATTTCCTGGAGCCTTCTCAGGGTATTCCTTACAG GTACTGGAGTCCCATCAAGCAAGCAAAGTTGATGCATCTGGAACTGCGAAGGCTGTAATTTCTTGCTTCAACAAACTGGGGGTGTCTTTTGATATGGATCAG ATAAAATTGATCAGGGATCCCAGGCAACAACTTGAAATGGTTGGAGTCCCAGAGGAGCATTTGTCCGGTCATGCATTTCATATGTATCATTTGACATCACCGGATGACAC GGTTTCTTTTGAATTCCAACATAATGTTTGTGGTAGATCAATATATGCAGAAGGCACTGTGGATGCTGTATTGTTTCTTGCTAAGAAG ATTGAAGCAAAGGATGAGAAGAGATTGTATAATATGATTGATGTCCTGCGAGAGGGTAATATGCGAtga
- the LOC114193683 gene encoding E3 ubiquitin-protein ligase ATL23-like, whose product MLDSVLLALFLPCLGMTAVFIVYMCLLWYATTHHTDPPLPAKPVSDGGLSPSQLQKLPSITGKDLLTGSECAVCLDDIASDQPARLVPGCNHAFHVECADTWLSKHPLCPLCRAKLDPTALFSSEENPC is encoded by the coding sequence ATGCTCGACTCCGTTCTGCTGGCGCTGTTCTTGCCATGCCTTGGCATGACCGCCGTTTTCATCGTTTACATGTGTCTTCTATGGTACGCCACCACTCACCACACCGATCCCCCGCTACCGGCGAAGCCCGTCTCCGACGGCGGCCTCTCGCCGTCGCAGCTCCAGAAGCTTCCCTCGATCACCGGGAAAGACCTTCTCACGGGCTCCGAATGCGCCGTCTGTCTCGACGACATCGCCAGCGACCAACCCGCTCGACTGGTTCCCGGTTGCAACCACGCCTTCCACGTGGAATGCGCTGACACCTGGCTCTCCAAGCACCCTCTCTGCCCTCTCTGCAGAGCCAAACTCGACCCCACCGCGCTTTTCTCTTCCGAAGAAAATCCTTGCTGA